In Cutaneotrichosporon cavernicola HIS019 DNA, chromosome: 1, one DNA window encodes the following:
- the dapF gene encoding uncharacterized protein (Catalyzes the stereoinversion of LL-2,6-diaminoheptanedioate (L,L-DAP) to meso-diaminoheptanedioate (meso- DAP), a precursor of L-lysine and an essential component of the bacterial peptidoglycan), which yields MLILSDVDRSASSARKTLHLTKVQATGNDFLLLSDPDGHQPLQPHQVAALCDRRFGIGADGVIRVIRSRHILEGAASLEQDPTAEWFMDYVNADGSIAEMCGNGVRAFVRYLIYSGLNPLRVGERIAVGTRAGLRWVERLEEGFRIDMGKWRMTGHHLVKADGIPIKTGLGINLGNPHVVVSLNADELDALKLGNTPILDPPAINGANIEFVVTESVEVGRIRMRVSERGVGETLSCGTGSVAAALAAREWAGGAPDAWEVCIPGGSVQVAMTGGKDERVTLTGPAEVVFDGEFTLPRV from the coding sequence ATGCTCATCCTATCCGATGTGGACCGTTCTGCGAGCTCAGCCCGCAAGACACTGCACCTAACAAAGGTGCAGGCGACAGGCAACGActttctcctcctctccgaTCCGGACGGTCACCAACCCCTCCAACCGCACCAAGTCGCCGCGCTGTGCGATAGGCGTTTCGGTATCGGTGCCGACGGCGTGATTCGTGTCATCCGCTCTAGACATATACTAGAAGGCGCGGCGAGTCTGGAACAAGACCCTACCGCCGAATGGTTCATGGACTACGTCAACGCCGATGGAAGTATCGCCGAGATGTGCGGGAATGGGGTACGCGCCTTTGTCCGGTACCTCATCTACTCTGGTCTTAACCCATTGAGGGTTGGCGAGAGGATAGCGGTTGGGACACGAGCGGGGTTGCGATGGGTCGAGCGACTGGAGGAGGGCTTTAGAATCGACATGGGAAAGTGGCGGATGACAGGTCATCATCTAGTCAAGGCAGACGGGATCCCCATTAAAACGGGGTTGGGGATCAACCTCGGTAACCCGCATGTCGTCGTGTCCTTGAACGCGGACGAACTCGACGCCTTGAAGTTGGGAAACACGCCTATCCTGGATCCGCCAGCGATTAATGGCGCCAATATCGAGTTTGTCGTTACCGAGTCGGTTGAGGTCGGCCGCATCCGGATGCGCGTAAGCGAGCGTGGAGTCGGAGAGACGCTTAGTTGTGGGACTGGATCTGTTGCTGCCGCTCTCGCTGCGCGGGAGTGGGCGGGCGGAGCGCCAGATGCCTGGGAGGTGTGTATTCCCGGTGGGAGCGTCCAGGTCGCAATGACAGGAGGGAAGGATGAGCGGGTCACTCTCACGGGCCCAGCCGAGGTCGTCTTCGATGGCGAGTTTACGCTGCCGCGTGTGTGA